In Elaeis guineensis isolate ETL-2024a chromosome 1, EG11, whole genome shotgun sequence, a genomic segment contains:
- the LOC105037026 gene encoding LOW QUALITY PROTEIN: uncharacterized protein (The sequence of the model RefSeq protein was modified relative to this genomic sequence to represent the inferred CDS: substituted 1 base at 1 genomic stop codon) — MTVTSNPPPSPSFPPSFQPSSTLSSNPWNRNPSGPLPAHLMGGSSSWPPLPSSSSQIRAAVTTTAVATAEQTPDETSSMEVIDPPSIPAAELSSDPLPESTPEPDPLPESTPEPDPAPAQRPTAPSAEFDATPRPSAPRRRGPNHAPPNHHRGRNHRPQHGRGSRAPFFPGGNGGNFNLPPAPNWNGGFGFGQMWPPPQPMGFPPGVPLPSGPPLNYYDVNLPPIPMPLPYYVGSFYPELSSPFYNFPYAPPGSLPLGAPPPPPPTNTTHLNLDQNLALAPTPPPVPPMNEDQKPAFRLTPPPPSMAEDHKADLLVDLRKQIEYYFSDQNLVRDEYLKRQMDDEGWVDIHTIARFRKVAAQTADLKVIEEALSSSDSVELQDNKLRKKDGWARYCIPKNXFTAIAAIIKWDDEQVIKMYSLSRRWDDILMVVSDFCLVPSISSGENSPVWWSATNVMD, encoded by the exons ATGACCGTGACTTCCAATCCGCCCCCTTCACCTTCTTTCCCTCCGTCTTTCCAGCCCTCCTCCACCCTGTCTTCCAACCCGTGGAACCGCAACCCCTCCGGTCCTCTTCCCGCCCACCTCATGGGCGGGTCTTCCTCCTGGCCCCctctcccctcctcctcctcccag ATCCGCGCCGCCGTCACCACCACAGCCGTGGCCACCGCGGAGCAAACCCCGGACGAAACCTCTTCAATGGAGGTGATCGATCCCCCATCAATACCAGCCGCCGAGCTGAGCTCCGATCCTTTGCCAGAATCAACCCCTGAGCCTGATCCTTTGCCAGAATCAACCCCTGAGCCCGACCCAGCACCTGCGCAGAGACCGACTGCGCCGTCGGCAGAATTCGATGCGACGCCGAGACCCTCCGCTCCGCGGCGGCGGGGGCCCAACCATGCTCCCCCGAACCACCATCGAGGCAGGAATCACCGGCCTCAGCACGGGAGAGGAAGCCGCGCCCCCTTCTTCCCCGGCGGCAATGGCGGGAATTTTAATCTCCCACCAGCCCCCAATTGGAACGGAGGTTTCGGCTTCGGCCAAATGTGGCCACCGCCCCAGCCCATGGGATTCCCCCCTGGTGTTCCCCTCCCCAGTGGTCCCCCTCTAAATTATTATGATGTCAATTTGCCTCCAATTCCTATGCCTCTGCCTTACTATGTCGGTTCCTTCTATCCAG AGTTGAGCAGTCCTTTTTATAACTTTCCTTATGCGCCGCCCGGTTCTCTGCCTCTCGGTG caccaccaccaccaccaccaaccAACACAACACATTTGAATTTGGACCAAAACCTGGCTCTTGCACCAACACCACCACCAGTACCACCAATGAATGAGGACCAAAAGCCGGCTTTTCGGTtaacaccaccaccaccatctaTGGCTGAGGACCACAAAGCGGATCTACTGGTGGATCTGCGCAAGCAGATAGAATATTACTTCAG TGATCAAAATTTGGTTCGGGATGAGTACCTGAAGAGGCAAATGGATGATGAAGGCTGGGTTGATATCCACACGATTGCCAGGTTTCGTAAG GTTGCCGCCCAAACAGCAGATTTGAAAGTGATCGAAGAAGCATTGTCCTCCTCTGATAGCGTAGAGCTCCAA GATAACAAGTTGCGGAAGAAAGATGGATGGGCTAGATATTGTATACCCAAAAATTAG TTTACTGCCATCGCAGCAATTATTAAATGGGATGATGAACAAGTCATCAAGATGTACAGTTTAAGCAGGAGGTGGGATGATATACTAATGGTAGTCTCTGATTTCTGCCTGGTCCCTTCAATCAGTAGTGGTGAAAATTCACCAGTTTGGTGGTCAGCAACAAACGTAATGGATTAA